The following are encoded together in the bacterium genome:
- the dnaN gene encoding DNA polymerase III subunit beta — MEVTLKRDDLVRGLHLVQGVVERRTPQPILANVLLEPSEGGIALTATDMEVGLRVTVPAQMKKQAAVTVNARKVYEIARELAAEDVTLKVGTAGWVDVVAGRSRFKVVSLDPKDYPQLPFGANAGTGTPIRIAAGTLREMIDKTLFAVSQDETRFNLSGVYVESAEGGILRMVATDGHRLAMIDRSVADAKLPRGVIMPRKGLVEVRKLLDETGEAELTLVVAEKDVRVHTPQLSFFMRLVEGEFPDYRQVVPASTRARAQVNRDDFQAAVRRISLLASERSHGVKLHFEKGSLELSASNPDLGEASEDIEASYGGESMSIGFNGRYLLDVLNVHAQGDVIELGLTEEVGPGLLRGSQDPTYTYVLMPMRL, encoded by the coding sequence ATGGAAGTCACACTGAAGCGTGACGACCTGGTACGGGGGCTGCACCTCGTTCAGGGCGTCGTCGAGCGGCGGACGCCGCAGCCGATCCTGGCCAACGTGCTGCTCGAGCCGAGCGAGGGCGGCATCGCGCTCACCGCGACCGACATGGAGGTCGGCCTCCGCGTCACGGTGCCGGCCCAGATGAAGAAGCAGGCAGCCGTCACCGTGAACGCGCGCAAGGTCTACGAGATCGCGCGCGAGCTGGCGGCCGAGGACGTCACGCTGAAGGTCGGCACGGCGGGCTGGGTCGACGTGGTCGCGGGGCGATCGCGCTTCAAGGTCGTCAGCCTCGATCCCAAGGACTATCCCCAGCTGCCTTTCGGGGCCAACGCTGGCACGGGCACCCCGATCCGGATCGCGGCGGGTACGCTCCGCGAGATGATCGACAAGACGCTGTTCGCCGTCTCGCAGGACGAGACCCGCTTCAACCTCTCGGGCGTATACGTCGAGTCGGCCGAGGGCGGCATCCTGCGCATGGTGGCCACCGACGGTCACCGCCTCGCGATGATCGATCGCTCGGTCGCCGACGCCAAGCTGCCGCGCGGGGTCATCATGCCGCGCAAGGGTCTGGTCGAGGTCCGCAAGCTCCTCGACGAGACGGGCGAGGCCGAGCTCACCCTGGTCGTGGCCGAGAAGGACGTTCGCGTGCACACGCCGCAGCTGTCGTTCTTCATGCGCCTCGTCGAGGGCGAGTTCCCCGACTACCGCCAGGTGGTTCCCGCCTCGACCCGCGCCCGGGCACAGGTGAACCGCGACGATTTCCAGGCGGCCGTCCGGCGCATCTCGCTGCTCGCGAGCGAGCGTTCCCACGGCGTGAAGCTGCACTTCGAGAAGGGCAGCCTCGAGCTGTCGGCGAGCAACCCCGATCTCGGCGAGGCCAGCGAGGACATCGAGGCCTCCTACGGCGGCGAGTCGATGAGCATCGGCTTCAACGGGCGCTACCTGCTCGACGTCCTCAACGTGCATGCCCAGGGCGACGTCATCGAGCTGGGGCTCACCGAGGAGGTGGGTCCGGGCCTGCTGCGCGGCTCCCAGGACCCGACCTACACCTACGTCCTCATGCCCATGCGCCTGTAG
- a CDS encoding enoyl-CoA hydratase/isomerase family protein codes for MAEKSASREVLSSTEDYVCTITLNRPEKRNALNASVIALLSRELRRVAKDPSVRVVVIRANGPAFCAGMDLAEMAAQREAGEADLGGLEQILEDLESCPQPTIAAVQGDAVAGGCELALYCDIRVASDAARFGMPLARIGLAVPVTLTWKLLDVIGSAKTAELLFTGEAIAAEAARSLGMVNRVVPPEELDSTVLGLARQITQNAPLSVRTMKAFIQRGMALRKTVSRDDLEEMHRVVRQSADLQEGLAARRERRAPKFRGE; via the coding sequence ATGGCCGAGAAGAGCGCCTCCCGCGAAGTCCTCAGCTCCACCGAGGACTACGTCTGCACGATCACGCTGAACCGCCCCGAGAAGCGGAACGCGCTGAACGCTTCCGTGATCGCTCTGCTCAGCCGGGAGCTGCGCCGGGTGGCCAAGGATCCGAGCGTGCGCGTGGTCGTGATCCGCGCCAACGGCCCGGCGTTCTGCGCCGGCATGGACCTGGCCGAGATGGCGGCCCAGCGTGAAGCTGGCGAGGCCGATCTCGGCGGGCTCGAGCAGATACTCGAAGACCTCGAGAGCTGCCCCCAGCCGACGATCGCCGCCGTCCAGGGTGACGCCGTCGCCGGCGGCTGCGAGCTGGCGCTCTATTGCGACATCCGGGTCGCATCCGACGCCGCGCGCTTCGGCATGCCGCTCGCGCGAATCGGGCTCGCCGTTCCCGTGACCCTCACCTGGAAACTGCTCGACGTGATCGGATCCGCCAAGACTGCCGAGCTGCTCTTCACCGGGGAGGCGATCGCCGCCGAGGCCGCACGCTCGCTCGGCATGGTGAACCGCGTCGTACCGCCGGAGGAGCTCGATTCCACGGTTCTCGGCCTTGCACGGCAGATCACGCAGAATGCCCCGTTGTCGGTGCGAACGATGAAGGCGTTCATCCAGCGAGGCATGGCGCTGCGCAAGACCGTGTCCCGCGACGACCTCGAGGAGATGCATCGTGTCGTGCGCCAGAGCGCCGATCTGCAGGAGGGCCTCGCCGCGCGACGGGAACGGCGCGCGCCGAAGTTTCGCGGCGAGTAA
- a CDS encoding ATP synthase F0 subunit C, with product MRMIRTLGLALGTMVLTAGPALAEEAASGGMDKGLTGLGVGAGLGLAALGAALGQGRATAAAMESIGRNPASTDRLFTPLLLGLALMEALALYPFVIAFLKIQ from the coding sequence ATGCGAATGATTCGTACTTTGGGCCTGGCGCTCGGCACGATGGTGCTGACCGCGGGGCCCGCCCTTGCCGAGGAGGCCGCGTCGGGCGGCATGGACAAGGGCCTCACGGGCCTCGGCGTCGGTGCCGGTCTCGGCCTGGCGGCGCTCGGCGCCGCGCTCGGTCAGGGCCGCGCCACGGCGGCAGCGATGGAGTCGATCGGGCGCAACCCGGCTTCGACCGATCGCCTCTTCACGCCGCTGCTCCTGGGCCTCGCGCTCATGGAGGCGCTCGCGCTGTACCCGTTCGTGATCGCATTCCTCAAGATCCAGTAA
- the purM gene encoding phosphoribosylformylglycinamidine cyclo-ligase, which yields MTVLTEADVGVGSVGGGLGALLRWIRPTFDNAPGHRPVLDIGYFANVVPVAPNLGIAISTDGVGTKILVAEMARRFDTVGIDCVAMNVNDVLCVGARPISLVDYIAVEVADPALLGPLGEGLARGCEEAGVNCPGGELAQVREMLRGTSPGHAFDLVATAIGVVPLDRVLSGQAVSPGDVLVGLESTGLHSNGFTLARRALLETGGLALDAVVPELGTTLADAMLAPTRIYVRPVLGVLDAGIAVRALAHVTGDGLFNLTRTTRAVGFDIERWPDVPPIFRLIQRLGGVPDEEMWRAFNMGIGFGIVVAPSDADRTLALLAETGVQAHVLGIATDDPERTIRVRPKGLVGRDGRFTLAG from the coding sequence GTGACGGTCCTTACAGAAGCGGACGTCGGCGTCGGATCGGTCGGTGGTGGTCTCGGCGCGTTGCTGCGCTGGATCCGCCCGACCTTCGACAATGCGCCCGGGCATCGGCCGGTCCTCGACATCGGCTACTTCGCCAATGTGGTCCCCGTGGCGCCGAACCTCGGGATCGCGATCTCGACCGACGGTGTCGGCACCAAGATCCTGGTCGCCGAAATGGCGCGCCGCTTCGACACGGTCGGCATCGATTGCGTCGCCATGAACGTGAACGACGTCCTCTGCGTCGGGGCGCGGCCGATCAGTCTGGTCGACTACATCGCGGTCGAGGTCGCCGACCCGGCGTTGCTGGGCCCGCTCGGCGAAGGGCTGGCGCGCGGGTGCGAAGAGGCGGGCGTCAACTGTCCCGGGGGCGAGCTGGCCCAGGTTCGGGAGATGCTGCGCGGCACCAGTCCGGGCCATGCCTTCGACCTGGTGGCGACGGCAATCGGCGTCGTGCCGCTGGATCGGGTCCTGAGCGGTCAGGCCGTCTCCCCTGGCGACGTCCTCGTCGGGCTGGAGAGCACCGGCCTGCACTCGAACGGCTTCACGCTCGCGCGCCGCGCGTTGCTCGAGACCGGCGGTCTCGCGCTCGATGCGGTGGTGCCGGAGCTCGGCACGACGCTCGCCGACGCGATGCTCGCGCCGACCCGCATCTACGTGCGGCCCGTGCTGGGGGTGCTCGACGCCGGCATTGCCGTCCGCGCGCTCGCCCACGTCACCGGCGACGGCCTGTTCAACCTGACGCGCACGACGCGTGCGGTCGGCTTCGACATCGAGCGATGGCCCGACGTGCCGCCGATCTTCCGCCTGATTCAGCGGCTCGGCGGCGTGCCCGACGAGGAGATGTGGCGGGCGTTCAACATGGGCATCGGCTTCGGGATCGTCGTTGCGCCGAGCGACGCCGACCGCACGCTGGCGTTGCTCGCCGAAACCGGCGTGCAGGCACACGTGCTCGGTATCGCCACCGACGATCCCGAGCGCACGATCCGCGTCCGACCGAAGGGTCTGGTCGGACGCGACGGGCGCTTCACGCTGGCCGGGTAG
- the dnaA gene encoding chromosomal replication initiator protein DnaA yields the protein MDKGLRSAPTQLERVWREVQERLALRVSANDHRDLLRPLRPLALNAVELRIEAPSRLVAACVQDHYLAQLREVVGEIVGARQVTLEVAQRSQGELFPEVPLQRGDKDANARRAGLNLRYTFSSFVVGGSNQFAHAACRAVAGRPGNHYNPLFIYGGVGLGKTHLATAIGHAFLERHPDARIVYISAETFMNELISSLKRDRMEEFKRRYREVDMLLLDDVQLLAGRERTQEEFFHTFNALHEQRRQIVLTSDKVPKDIPELEERLRSRFEWGLIADIQPPDVETRVAILQRKAELDGVALPPEVALFLAERIASNVRELEGALTRLAAHASLQHHPLTIDYARAVLQASLAGAASTITFDAITTVVCEHYGLRRQDLLGRRRSKHVAEPRQLAMYLARHLLGASFPRLGELFGRDHTTIKHGVDATRDRVKSNVGFQLIVEQLEQRLRREDGR from the coding sequence GTGGACAAGGGTCTGCGCAGCGCGCCAACGCAGCTCGAGCGGGTGTGGCGAGAGGTCCAGGAGCGCCTCGCGCTCCGGGTCAGCGCCAACGATCATCGTGATCTCCTCCGCCCGCTACGGCCGCTGGCGCTCAATGCCGTCGAGCTGCGCATCGAGGCGCCGAGCCGTCTCGTCGCGGCATGCGTGCAGGACCACTATCTCGCGCAGCTGCGCGAGGTCGTCGGCGAGATCGTCGGCGCGCGCCAGGTGACGCTCGAGGTCGCCCAGCGCAGCCAGGGCGAGCTCTTCCCCGAGGTCCCGCTCCAACGCGGCGACAAGGACGCCAACGCACGCCGCGCCGGACTCAACCTGCGCTACACCTTCTCGAGCTTCGTCGTCGGCGGCTCGAACCAGTTCGCGCACGCGGCCTGCCGCGCCGTCGCCGGTCGTCCGGGCAACCACTACAACCCGCTGTTCATCTACGGCGGCGTCGGGCTGGGAAAGACGCACCTCGCGACCGCCATCGGCCACGCCTTCCTCGAGCGCCATCCCGACGCCCGCATCGTCTACATCAGCGCCGAGACGTTCATGAACGAGCTCATCTCGTCGCTGAAGCGGGACCGCATGGAGGAGTTCAAACGGCGGTACCGCGAGGTCGACATGCTGCTCCTCGACGACGTCCAGCTCCTCGCCGGGCGCGAGCGCACCCAGGAGGAGTTCTTCCACACCTTCAACGCCCTGCACGAGCAGCGCCGGCAGATCGTCCTCACCTCGGACAAGGTGCCGAAGGACATCCCCGAGCTCGAGGAGCGCCTGCGCAGCCGCTTCGAGTGGGGCCTCATCGCCGACATCCAGCCGCCCGACGTGGAGACGCGCGTCGCCATCCTGCAGCGCAAGGCCGAGCTCGACGGCGTCGCCCTACCACCCGAGGTCGCACTGTTTCTCGCCGAGCGCATCGCTTCCAACGTACGCGAGCTCGAGGGCGCGCTCACACGTCTCGCGGCGCACGCATCGCTGCAGCACCACCCACTGACGATCGACTACGCCCGCGCCGTGCTCCAGGCGAGCCTCGCAGGCGCGGCCTCGACGATCACGTTCGACGCGATCACGACGGTCGTGTGCGAGCACTATGGGCTGCGACGACAGGATCTGCTCGGACGCCGGCGCAGCAAACACGTCGCCGAGCCGCGACAGCTCGCGATGTACCTCGCGCGTCACCTGCTCGGTGCGTCGTTCCCGCGGCTCGGCGAGCTGTTCGGACGCGACCACACCACGATCAAGCACGGCGTCGACGCCACCCGCGATCGTGTGAAGAGCAACGTCGGATTCCAGCTCATCGTCGAGCAGCTCGAGCAACGGCTGCGTCGGGAGGACGGACGGTGA
- the hemL gene encoding glutamate-1-semialdehyde 2,1-aminomutase, whose translation MLPTQGRAGFIAAPGGACYPRNVGDTSDKLFAEARAVIPGGVNSPVRSWRAVGGNPVFIQRARGATVTDADGETYVDFVGSWGPMILGHAHPDVVRAVAERAKLGTSFGAPTAIEIELARLVNEAMPCVEQVRLVSSGTEATMSALRLARAATGRDGIVKFAGCYHGHVDALLVRAGSGALTLGVPDSPGVPSAVTALTHVCEFNDVDGVRTLLRERGQEIAAVIVEPVAGNMGTVPPAGGFLEALREETARCGALLVFDEVMTGFRLGFGGAQGLYGIRPDLTCLGKVVGGGMPLAAFGGRRELMQQIAPAGPVYQAGTLSGNPLSVAAGIATLRFLRQNEGAYRRLDDLGRLAEEGLTAALAAAGRTGCVNRVGSMLTLFLGVDRVTDYASATRADTEAFGRFFRGMLDEGLYLPPSQFEAMFISLAHGEADIDRLVQGARRVLTR comes from the coding sequence ATGCTCCCCACGCAAGGCCGTGCGGGCTTCATTGCGGCTCCGGGAGGGGCGTGTTACCCGCGCAACGTGGGCGACACCTCCGACAAGCTCTTCGCCGAGGCGCGCGCCGTCATTCCGGGGGGCGTCAACAGCCCGGTGCGCTCCTGGCGTGCCGTCGGAGGAAACCCCGTCTTCATCCAGCGCGCGCGCGGCGCAACCGTGACGGACGCCGACGGCGAGACCTACGTCGACTTCGTCGGCTCGTGGGGCCCGATGATCCTCGGCCACGCGCATCCCGACGTCGTGCGCGCCGTCGCCGAGCGCGCCAAGCTCGGGACCAGCTTCGGCGCGCCGACCGCGATCGAGATCGAGCTCGCCCGTCTGGTGAACGAGGCCATGCCGTGCGTCGAGCAGGTACGCCTCGTCAGCTCCGGGACGGAGGCGACGATGTCGGCGCTGCGTCTCGCCCGCGCGGCGACCGGGCGCGACGGCATCGTCAAGTTCGCGGGCTGCTACCACGGACACGTCGATGCGTTGCTCGTCCGAGCGGGCTCCGGGGCACTGACGCTCGGGGTGCCGGACAGCCCGGGCGTTCCGTCCGCGGTGACGGCGCTGACGCACGTCTGCGAATTCAACGACGTCGACGGCGTGCGGACCTTGTTGCGCGAGCGGGGGCAGGAGATCGCGGCCGTCATCGTCGAGCCGGTCGCCGGCAACATGGGCACGGTCCCGCCGGCCGGCGGGTTTCTCGAGGCGTTGCGCGAGGAGACTGCGCGCTGCGGCGCCCTGCTCGTCTTCGACGAGGTGATGACGGGCTTCCGCCTCGGCTTCGGCGGCGCTCAGGGTCTCTACGGCATCCGTCCCGACCTCACCTGCCTCGGCAAGGTCGTCGGCGGCGGAATGCCGCTGGCGGCCTTCGGCGGTCGCAGGGAGCTGATGCAGCAGATTGCGCCGGCCGGTCCCGTCTACCAGGCGGGTACCCTGTCGGGGAATCCGCTCAGCGTCGCGGCCGGGATCGCGACGCTCAGGTTCCTGCGTCAGAACGAGGGTGCCTACCGTCGCCTCGACGACCTCGGCCGCCTGGCGGAGGAAGGTCTCACCGCGGCGCTGGCTGCGGCCGGACGCACGGGCTGTGTGAACCGCGTCGGCTCGATGTTGACCCTCTTCCTCGGGGTGGACCGCGTGACGGACTACGCCTCGGCGACCCGGGCCGACACCGAGGCCTTCGGCCGATTCTTCCGCGGCATGCTGGACGAGGGTCTGTATCTTCCCCCGTCGCAGTTCGAGGCGATGTTCATCTCCCTCGCCCACGGCGAAGCCGACATCGACAGGCTCGTGCAGGGAGCGCGGCGGGTCCTCACGCGCTGA
- a CDS encoding AtpZ/AtpI family protein: protein MARYARGLALAFEFGGAIVGGAFVGWWIDGRYGTAPWATIGLTVLGAVGGFVRLVQMARQFSAVDRGRER from the coding sequence ATGGCCCGGTACGCGCGTGGGCTGGCGCTCGCGTTCGAGTTCGGCGGCGCCATCGTTGGAGGGGCCTTCGTCGGCTGGTGGATCGACGGGCGCTACGGCACCGCTCCATGGGCGACCATCGGGCTCACGGTGCTGGGGGCGGTCGGCGGCTTCGTCCGCCTCGTCCAGATGGCACGGCAGTTCTCGGCGGTCGACCGTGGACGCGAGCGCTAG
- a CDS encoding thioredoxin domain-containing protein: MAGPNRLARETSPYLLQHAHNPVDWYPWGDEAFARARAEDRPVLLSIGYSSCHWCHVMERESFEDAHIAELMNELFVNIKVDREERPDVDDVYMRAVQLLIGRGGWPLTVFLTPERKPFHGGTYFPPQDRHGLPGFPRVLAAVAQAYRERRVDVDKATAQLVAGVTASDEATSPGMALDPSLPRRAAEALLAHVDTEWGGLGSAPKFPHSQIFQLMLRQHRATGRDDLLAAVVLTCRCMAEGGMYDQIGGGFHRYSVDARWLVPHFEKMLYDNAQLPRLYLETWQMTREPFLRSIVEGTLDYVLREMTHSDGGFFSATDADSEGEEGRFFLWTPAQVAAVVDPADVDLVTRFWDVTDEGNFEGRSIPHPTLTVEQTAKMFGRSPDDVFAALAGARAALYAERQRRVPPLRDEKILTSWNALMIGTLAEAGRVVDAPRFVAAAERAAEFLWSSVRRDGRLLHQWTAGEAKQDGFLDDHAFLAAACLDLFEATADRRHLERALELVVTLEARFHDSAGGGYWFTAHDAEALIARGKSGADGAIPSGNATAAVTLLRLHALTAEDRYRERAEEILRLYVEAATRNPFGYATWLEALERWSEGATEIVIVGPRDAPGARELWRVVAEQFLPNRVLLRADADDRDALAPARDRPTVDGKPTAYVCRHFACAAPVHTPEELAALLVAPRAG; the protein is encoded by the coding sequence ATGGCCGGTCCGAACCGCCTCGCGCGCGAGACGAGCCCGTATCTTCTGCAGCACGCCCACAACCCGGTGGATTGGTACCCGTGGGGCGACGAGGCGTTCGCACGAGCACGAGCGGAAGATCGCCCCGTCCTGCTCTCGATCGGCTATTCGTCCTGCCACTGGTGTCACGTCATGGAGCGCGAGAGCTTCGAGGACGCGCACATCGCGGAGCTGATGAACGAGCTGTTCGTCAACATCAAGGTCGACCGCGAGGAACGGCCCGACGTCGACGACGTCTACATGCGCGCCGTCCAGCTGCTGATCGGTCGCGGCGGATGGCCCCTCACCGTTTTTCTCACGCCCGAGCGCAAGCCGTTCCACGGTGGAACGTACTTCCCGCCGCAGGATCGGCACGGGCTCCCCGGGTTCCCGCGCGTGCTCGCGGCGGTCGCGCAGGCGTATCGCGAACGTCGTGTCGACGTCGACAAGGCGACGGCGCAGCTCGTCGCCGGCGTGACTGCGTCGGACGAAGCCACTTCGCCGGGCATGGCTCTCGATCCGTCGCTGCCGCGCCGGGCGGCCGAGGCGCTGCTGGCCCACGTCGATACCGAGTGGGGCGGGCTCGGTAGCGCGCCGAAGTTTCCCCACTCGCAGATTTTCCAGCTGATGCTGCGGCAGCATCGCGCCACCGGCCGTGACGACCTGCTCGCCGCGGTCGTCCTCACCTGTCGATGCATGGCCGAGGGGGGGATGTACGACCAGATCGGCGGCGGCTTCCATCGCTACTCCGTCGACGCCCGTTGGCTCGTGCCGCACTTCGAGAAGATGCTCTACGACAACGCGCAGCTGCCGCGGCTGTATCTCGAAACCTGGCAGATGACGCGGGAGCCATTTTTGCGATCCATCGTCGAGGGCACGCTTGACTACGTGCTCCGTGAGATGACCCACAGCGACGGCGGCTTCTTCTCCGCCACCGACGCCGACAGCGAGGGCGAGGAAGGGCGCTTTTTCCTCTGGACGCCGGCGCAGGTGGCCGCGGTCGTCGATCCCGCCGACGTCGATCTCGTCACTCGCTTCTGGGACGTCACGGACGAGGGCAACTTCGAGGGCCGGAGCATTCCCCACCCCACCCTCACGGTGGAGCAGACGGCGAAGATGTTCGGGCGCTCTCCAGACGACGTGTTCGCCGCCCTCGCCGGGGCGCGCGCCGCACTCTACGCCGAGCGACAGCGACGGGTCCCGCCGCTGCGCGACGAAAAGATCCTGACCTCCTGGAACGCGCTCATGATCGGCACGCTCGCCGAGGCCGGTCGCGTCGTCGACGCGCCCCGATTCGTCGCCGCGGCCGAGCGCGCTGCGGAGTTCCTGTGGAGCTCGGTGCGCCGTGACGGCCGCCTGCTGCACCAATGGACGGCGGGCGAGGCGAAGCAGGACGGCTTCCTCGACGACCACGCATTCCTTGCCGCGGCATGTCTGGATCTGTTCGAGGCGACCGCCGACCGACGGCATCTCGAGCGCGCCCTCGAGCTCGTCGTGACGCTCGAGGCCCGCTTCCACGACTCGGCGGGCGGCGGATACTGGTTCACGGCCCACGACGCCGAGGCGCTCATCGCGCGCGGAAAGAGCGGCGCCGACGGTGCAATTCCCTCGGGGAATGCGACGGCGGCGGTCACGCTGCTTCGCCTGCACGCGCTCACGGCCGAGGATCGGTACCGCGAGCGCGCCGAGGAGATACTGAGGCTCTACGTCGAGGCCGCGACCCGCAATCCGTTCGGCTATGCGACCTGGCTTGAGGCATTGGAGCGCTGGTCCGAGGGCGCGACGGAGATCGTCATCGTCGGTCCGCGCGACGCTCCCGGCGCGCGCGAGCTGTGGCGCGTCGTTGCGGAGCAGTTTCTGCCGAATCGGGTCCTGCTTCGCGCCGATGCCGACGATCGAGATGCGCTCGCACCCGCACGAGACCGTCCGACGGTCGACGGCAAGCCCACCGCGTACGTCTGCCGGCACTTCGCGTGCGCCGCGCCGGTGCATACGCCGGAGGAGCTGGCAGCGTTGCTCGTCGCACCGCGTGCCGGGTGA
- the atpB gene encoding F0F1 ATP synthase subunit A has translation MDHHPFTFLSHLPLPEHTSTAILVCLILIVFALRVRPKLTDTSKAIEPEDGITARNVAEAFVEGMSSIAEGVIGHHYKQYVPLLATFFAFILVSNLLGLIPGVSPPTSNSNVTFALGVTSFIAYNVYGLKASGAKYLKHFLGPVLFLAPLLLVIELMSHAFRPLSLGIRLFANMFADHELIRIFTELTFFGFPVIFYVLGTLVCVVQAVVFTMLTAVYISGAVHEEH, from the coding sequence ATGGATCATCATCCGTTCACATTTCTCTCCCATCTCCCGCTCCCCGAGCACACCTCGACGGCGATTCTCGTCTGTCTGATCCTCATCGTGTTCGCGCTCCGCGTGCGGCCGAAGCTCACCGACACGAGCAAGGCGATCGAGCCCGAGGACGGCATCACAGCGCGCAACGTCGCGGAGGCCTTCGTCGAGGGCATGTCGAGCATCGCCGAGGGCGTCATCGGGCATCACTACAAGCAGTACGTGCCGCTGCTGGCGACGTTCTTCGCCTTCATCCTGGTGTCGAACCTGCTCGGGCTCATCCCGGGCGTAAGCCCGCCGACCTCGAACAGCAACGTGACGTTCGCCCTCGGTGTGACCTCGTTCATCGCCTACAACGTCTATGGCTTGAAGGCGTCCGGGGCGAAGTACCTGAAGCACTTCCTCGGGCCAGTGCTGTTTCTCGCCCCCCTCCTGCTGGTGATCGAGCTGATGAGCCACGCCTTCCGGCCGCTCTCGCTCGGCATCCGGCTCTTCGCCAACATGTTCGCCGACCATGAGCTCATCCGCATCTTCACGGAGCTCACGTTCTTCGGCTTTCCGGTGATCTTCTATGTCCTCGGTACGCTCGTCTGCGTGGTCCAGGCAGTCGTCTTCACCATGCTGACGGCTGTCTACATCTCGGGAGCGGTGCACGAGGAGCATTGA
- a CDS encoding septal ring lytic transglycosylase RlpA family protein, producing MTTVLIRAGGAIPRLFLLCLGLAFCLTTVPARADLVSDDDYPPERIGKASWYGPGFVGRKTASGDRFDPNLLTGAHRTLPLGTKVRVTNLKNGRSVLITINDRGPFIRHRELDLSEGAARELQMKGQGVAQVLIQPL from the coding sequence ATGACGACCGTGCTCATACGAGCCGGGGGAGCGATCCCCCGGCTCTTTTTGCTTTGCCTTGGACTGGCTTTCTGCCTGACGACGGTGCCGGCCCGTGCCGATCTGGTGTCGGATGACGACTATCCGCCCGAGCGGATCGGCAAGGCATCCTGGTACGGCCCCGGGTTCGTGGGCCGCAAGACTGCCAGCGGCGATCGTTTCGATCCGAACCTGCTGACGGGCGCTCATCGCACGCTGCCCCTCGGCACGAAGGTTCGCGTCACGAATCTCAAGAACGGCCGGTCGGTCCTGATCACGATCAACGATCGTGGTCCCTTCATCCGCCATCGCGAGCTCGATCTCTCCGAGGGAGCAGCGCGCGAGCTTCAGATGAAGGGCCAGGGCGTGGCTCAGGTTCTGATCCAGCCGCTCTGA
- a CDS encoding ParB/RepB/Spo0J family partition protein → MWWNVPEAHDEEAVQTAPRSLAVAGTMQRRRRTVLTLLPVTSVRPNPEQPRKHFAEEKLQELATSIRDRGLLQPIVVRRVEGGFELLAGERRFRASQLAGVDRLPALIREGDDPLEIALIENIQREDLAPLEEAEALALLIERHGYSHREVADLLGKSRPYVSNTLSLNRLPEPVKADLHREGRGLSRELLMGVARQETPDAAMALWTRLKLDVMSVRQFRAERAGKAVTERSPAQGILQTARRLNRVLRRLLDEGRSVDPDDQASVARILRRTQRLVQRHLSALEPQR, encoded by the coding sequence ATGTGGTGGAACGTGCCTGAAGCGCACGACGAGGAGGCCGTCCAGACGGCCCCCCGGTCTCTGGCGGTAGCCGGGACCATGCAGCGGCGGCGGCGCACCGTGCTGACGCTGCTGCCCGTCACGTCGGTTCGTCCGAACCCGGAGCAGCCGCGCAAGCATTTCGCGGAAGAGAAGCTCCAGGAGCTGGCGACCTCGATCCGCGATCGCGGGCTGCTGCAACCGATCGTGGTTCGCCGCGTCGAGGGGGGATTCGAGCTCCTCGCCGGCGAGCGCCGGTTCCGGGCGTCGCAGCTGGCCGGCGTGGATCGCCTGCCGGCTCTGATCCGCGAAGGCGACGACCCCCTCGAGATCGCGCTGATCGAAAATATCCAGCGCGAAGATCTGGCGCCGCTCGAGGAGGCCGAGGCGCTGGCCCTGCTCATCGAGCGCCACGGCTACAGCCATCGGGAGGTCGCGGACCTCCTCGGCAAGAGCCGTCCCTACGTCTCCAACACCCTGTCCCTGAACCGCCTGCCCGAGCCGGTGAAGGCCGATCTCCACCGCGAAGGACGGGGCCTGTCGCGTGAGCTCCTCATGGGCGTCGCGCGTCAGGAGACTCCCGACGCGGCGATGGCCCTGTGGACGCGCCTCAAGCTGGACGTCATGTCGGTCCGGCAGTTCCGGGCCGAGCGGGCTGGTAAGGCCGTCACCGAGCGCTCGCCCGCCCAGGGCATTCTCCAGACGGCTCGCCGCCTGAACCGGGTCCTGCGCAGGCTCCTCGACGAGGGCCGAAGCGTGGACCCGGACGATCAGGCCAGCGTCGCCCGGATCCTGCGGCGGACCCAGCGCCTGGTCCAGCGTCACCTGTCCGCCCTCGAGCCGCAGCGCTGA